A region from the Beduinella massiliensis genome encodes:
- a CDS encoding extracellular solute-binding protein, whose translation MKKLLARLLVLAMAVSMTAVSFAGAALAEDDLREKDLVTLEVVMMASAGKDGSGDVVDAINAYLEEKLNIHINLTFISYGNYTQQTNLMLSAGEGIDVFPVYMTPLTTVANNGQILPLNDLLEAYGQGIVEQIGQEFIDCGKVGDEIFGLTTGRDLAASYGFEMRKDICDKYGIDYENITTLEQLHDALAIVHENEPTLVCVVPSNGELVRNWGWDPLGDASTPLGVLMDMGQSDTVVNLFETDFYKEFVTTMRQWYNEGLIMADAVSNTESVGTMMGAGTAFGGFMNLKPYFNVQETTNYGTEIVVSEIVPAYSCTSNVSMATWAIASSTEHPEACMKLLNLMYTDPVLENLMIYGIEGTHYVAKGDASNGQKIIGYPEGIDATTSDYRPSGGWLWCNQFIGHVWEGNPADYWDVTRDFNNTAVKSNAFGFTWDSSSVRNQVTACTNVMQKYHQALMCGAVDPEETLPKFNQELKDAGIDDIIADKQAQYDAWRAENGK comes from the coding sequence ATGAAAAAGTTGCTTGCGCGCCTGCTCGTGCTCGCGATGGCGGTCTCCATGACGGCGGTTTCCTTTGCGGGCGCCGCGCTCGCGGAAGACGACCTGCGCGAAAAGGACCTGGTGACGCTGGAGGTCGTGATGATGGCGTCCGCCGGCAAGGACGGTTCCGGCGATGTCGTGGACGCGATCAACGCGTATCTGGAGGAGAAGCTCAACATTCACATCAACCTCACCTTCATCAGCTACGGCAACTACACGCAGCAGACCAACCTGATGCTCTCCGCGGGCGAGGGAATCGACGTGTTCCCCGTCTACATGACCCCGCTGACGACGGTGGCCAACAACGGCCAAATCCTCCCGCTCAACGACCTGCTTGAGGCCTACGGCCAGGGCATCGTCGAGCAGATCGGCCAGGAGTTCATCGACTGCGGCAAGGTGGGCGACGAAATCTTCGGCCTCACCACGGGCCGCGACCTGGCCGCGTCCTACGGCTTTGAAATGCGCAAGGACATCTGCGACAAGTACGGCATCGACTACGAGAACATCACGACGCTCGAGCAGCTGCACGACGCGCTGGCGATCGTTCACGAGAACGAGCCGACCCTGGTCTGCGTCGTGCCCTCCAACGGCGAGCTCGTGCGCAACTGGGGCTGGGATCCGCTGGGCGACGCGAGCACCCCGCTGGGCGTGCTGATGGACATGGGCCAGAGCGACACGGTGGTCAATCTCTTTGAGACGGACTTCTACAAGGAATTCGTCACCACCATGCGCCAGTGGTACAACGAAGGCCTCATCATGGCGGACGCCGTCTCCAACACCGAGAGCGTCGGCACCATGATGGGCGCGGGCACCGCGTTCGGTGGCTTCATGAACCTCAAGCCCTACTTCAACGTACAGGAGACCACCAACTACGGCACCGAGATCGTCGTTTCCGAGATCGTGCCTGCCTACTCCTGCACCTCCAACGTCTCCATGGCGACCTGGGCGATCGCCAGCTCCACCGAGCATCCCGAGGCCTGCATGAAGCTGCTCAACCTCATGTACACGGACCCGGTGCTCGAAAACCTCATGATCTACGGCATCGAGGGCACGCACTACGTCGCCAAGGGCGACGCCAGCAACGGCCAGAAGATCATCGGCTATCCCGAGGGCATCGACGCCACCACCAGCGATTACCGCCCCTCCGGCGGATGGCTGTGGTGCAACCAGTTCATCGGCCACGTCTGGGAAGGCAACCCGGCCGACTACTGGGACGTGACCCGCGATTTCAACAATACCGCCGTCAAGTCCAACGCGTTCGGCTTCACCTGGGATTCCTCCAGCGTGCGCAACCAGGTGACCGCCTGCACGAACGTCATGCAGAAGTACCATCAGGCGCTCATGTGCGGCGCCGTCGACCCGGAGGAGACGCTCCCGAAGTTCAATCAGGAGCTGAAGGACGCGGGCATCGACGACATCATCGCTGACAAGCAGGCGCAGTACGACGCCTGGCGCGCCGAAAACGGCAAGTAA
- a CDS encoding ABC transporter permease subunit: MTATAPSAKKKASVGNRIKRCIPMYLMALPGLVYLIINNYIPMSGIIIAFKNVNWRKGILASPWAGFSNFEYLFKTRDAWTITRNTICYNLVFIVLGTVMAIAIAILLNEIRSKKLKQVYQTVFLLPYLISIVVVSYLVFAMLSIDSGFINKSVLAALGRDSIAWYTEPKYWPFILVIVYLWKTFGYNSIIYYATLVGVDHSYYEAAAIDGATRWQQIRHVTLPALTPTIITLTLLSVGKIFYSDFGLFYQVPMNSGPLLDVTNTIDTYVYRGLIQLNDLGMSSAAGVYQSLVGFILVLAANKVVSRVDKDNALF; the protein is encoded by the coding sequence ATGACCGCAACCGCACCGTCTGCCAAAAAGAAAGCCTCCGTTGGCAACCGGATCAAGCGCTGCATTCCGATGTACCTGATGGCCTTGCCGGGGCTCGTGTACCTCATCATCAACAACTACATCCCGATGAGCGGCATCATCATCGCCTTTAAGAACGTCAACTGGCGCAAGGGCATTCTGGCGAGCCCCTGGGCGGGCTTTTCCAACTTCGAGTACCTCTTCAAGACGCGCGACGCCTGGACGATCACGCGCAATACCATCTGCTACAACCTGGTGTTCATCGTGCTGGGCACCGTGATGGCCATCGCCATCGCGATTTTGCTCAACGAGATTCGCTCCAAAAAGCTCAAGCAGGTCTATCAGACGGTCTTCCTGCTGCCGTACCTCATCTCCATCGTCGTGGTGAGCTATCTCGTGTTCGCGATGCTCTCCATCGACTCCGGCTTCATCAACAAGAGCGTTCTGGCCGCGCTGGGCAGGGACTCCATCGCCTGGTACACCGAGCCCAAGTACTGGCCTTTCATATTGGTCATCGTCTACCTTTGGAAGACGTTCGGCTACAACAGCATCATCTACTACGCGACGCTGGTGGGCGTGGATCACAGCTATTACGAGGCCGCGGCCATCGACGGCGCGACCCGCTGGCAGCAGATTCGCCACGTGACGCTGCCGGCCCTGACGCCCACGATCATCACGCTGACGCTGCTGTCCGTCGGCAAGATCTTCTATTCGGACTTCGGCCTCTTCTACCAGGTGCCGATGAATTCCGGCCCCCTGCTGGACGTGACGAACACCATCGACACCTACGTCTACCGCGGCCTGATCCAGCTCAACGACCTGGGCATGTCCTCCGCGGCGGGCGTGTACCAGAGCCTCGTCGGCTTCATCCTGGTGCTCGCGGCGAACAAGGTCGTCAGCCGCGTGGACAAGGACAACGCGCTGTTTTGA
- a CDS encoding ABC transporter permease subunit produces the protein MVERKSSFQIVANIFMVLLALCCIFPFALLVMSSLTEEKTLIQNGYSLFPAKFGLDSYAYMFKSGSSIARAYGVTVFVTVAGTVSGMLMTMLLAYPLSRKEFFGRNVLAFIVFFTMLFNGGLVPTYIMYTRYFHLRNTLWALIVPSLLVNAFYVIMMRTYFNTNIPDAVVEAARIDGAGEWRTMFQIVLPMSVPMIATLALLIGLSYWNDWKNGLYYLTKSELFSIQNILNRMLQDVQFLKSGAGGANASEIAATLPSTGIKMAIAVVGALPVMIIYPFFQKFFVKGITIGAVKG, from the coding sequence ATGGTTGAAAGAAAAAGCAGTTTTCAAATCGTCGCCAACATCTTCATGGTGCTGCTGGCGCTGTGCTGCATCTTCCCGTTCGCGCTGCTGGTCATGTCCTCGCTGACGGAGGAGAAGACGCTGATCCAGAACGGCTACTCGCTCTTCCCGGCCAAGTTCGGACTGGACAGCTACGCCTACATGTTCAAGAGCGGCTCCAGCATCGCCCGGGCCTACGGCGTCACGGTGTTCGTCACCGTCGCCGGCACGGTCAGCGGCATGCTGATGACGATGCTGCTGGCCTACCCGCTCTCGCGCAAGGAGTTCTTCGGCAGAAACGTCCTCGCGTTCATCGTCTTTTTTACGATGCTCTTCAACGGCGGCCTGGTGCCCACCTACATCATGTACACGCGCTACTTCCACCTGCGCAACACCCTCTGGGCGCTGATCGTGCCCTCGCTGCTGGTGAACGCGTTTTACGTCATCATGATGCGCACGTACTTCAACACCAACATCCCGGACGCGGTGGTCGAGGCGGCGCGCATCGACGGCGCGGGCGAGTGGCGCACGATGTTCCAGATCGTGCTGCCCATGAGCGTGCCGATGATCGCCACCCTCGCGCTGCTGATCGGCCTGAGCTACTGGAACGACTGGAAGAACGGCCTGTACTACCTCACCAAGAGCGAGCTGTTCTCCATTCAGAACATCCTCAACCGCATGCTCCAGGACGTGCAGTTCCTCAAGAGCGGCGCGGGCGGGGCCAACGCCAGCGAGATCGCGGCGACGCTGCCCAGCACGGGCATCAAGATGGCCATCGCGGTCGTCGGCGCGCTGCCGGTGATGATCATCTACCCCTTCTTCCAGAAGTTCTTCGTCAAGGGCATCACGATCGGCGCCGTCAAGGGCTGA
- a CDS encoding sugar phosphate isomerase/epimerase: protein MKVGIQLYSVKDMIARDPVAAFEKVAQIGYKCWEVCQLYGRTDIAYNYGLQMPPQEAKAFVASLGVTVVGSHLTYEQTQDEQYLEGYLSYMEEIGCKAAGLGSSYFPYMDMEALKAQCAHFNHVGERCRAHGMKFYYHNHYHEFQKFGDRTVYQLLMENTDPSLVWFELDTYWAMRAGMDPKEVLRENAGRILFIHQKDFPKNFRSPANLYTYAVDPHANLDRSVLRGVSEPDGFAEVGTGCMDIQGILDAANEAGVECVILEQDRTALTEEESITISMNAFKKYKGLEWA, encoded by the coding sequence ATGAAGGTCGGCATTCAGCTCTATTCCGTCAAGGACATGATCGCCAGGGACCCCGTCGCGGCGTTTGAAAAGGTCGCGCAGATCGGCTATAAGTGCTGGGAGGTCTGCCAGCTCTACGGCCGCACGGACATCGCCTACAACTACGGCCTGCAGATGCCCCCGCAGGAGGCCAAGGCGTTCGTCGCGTCCCTGGGCGTCACGGTCGTCGGCAGCCACCTCACCTACGAGCAGACGCAGGACGAGCAGTACCTCGAGGGTTACCTCTCCTACATGGAGGAGATCGGCTGCAAGGCGGCGGGCCTGGGCTCCAGCTACTTCCCCTACATGGACATGGAGGCCCTGAAGGCCCAGTGCGCGCACTTCAACCACGTCGGCGAGCGCTGCCGCGCGCACGGCATGAAGTTCTACTACCACAACCACTACCACGAATTCCAGAAGTTCGGGGACCGCACGGTCTACCAGCTCCTGATGGAAAACACCGATCCGAGCCTCGTGTGGTTCGAGCTGGACACCTACTGGGCGATGCGCGCGGGCATGGACCCCAAGGAGGTGCTGCGGGAGAACGCGGGCCGCATCCTCTTCATCCACCAGAAGGACTTCCCCAAGAACTTCCGCTCGCCCGCGAACCTGTACACCTACGCCGTCGATCCGCACGCGAACCTCGACCGCAGCGTCCTTCGCGGCGTGAGCGAGCCGGACGGCTTCGCGGAGGTCGGCACGGGCTGCATGGACATCCAAGGCATCCTCGACGCGGCGAACGAGGCGGGCGTGGAGTGCGTCATCCTCGAACAGGACCGCACCGCGCTCACCGAGGAGGAGAGCATCACCATCAGCATGAACGCCTTTAAGAAGTACAAGGGCCTCGAGTGGGCGTAA
- a CDS encoding Gfo/Idh/MocA family oxidoreductase, with protein sequence MEKLKIGVIGCGGIANAKHLPSLSKLPELCEIVAFCDLIPQRAQEAAEKYGAPDAKTYTDYRGLLADPKIDVVHVLTPNVAHCQITIDAFEAGKHVMCEKPMAPTAADAQRMIDAARRAGKKFTIGYQNRFREDAQTLYKACRQGALGHVYFAKAHATRRKAVPTWGVFTNKELQGGGCLIDIGTHALDLTLWCMDNYEPESVSGSVYYELGKNPEGNKFGDWDPETFDVEDSAFGYIKMKDGATIFLESSWALNTTDFKEAACTLCGTQGGAELLVDGAQRTVKFNTAKYGQLMDEEIAPKGLVSYYSGESKEPGYLEARQWLQSILNDTEPLVRPEQALAVTRILEAIYRSFEEKREVRF encoded by the coding sequence ATGGAAAAGCTTAAGATCGGCGTCATCGGCTGCGGCGGCATCGCGAACGCCAAGCACCTGCCTTCCCTTTCCAAGCTGCCGGAGCTGTGCGAGATCGTCGCCTTCTGCGACCTGATCCCGCAGCGCGCGCAGGAGGCCGCCGAGAAGTACGGCGCGCCGGACGCGAAGACGTACACGGACTATCGCGGGCTGCTCGCGGACCCGAAGATCGACGTGGTGCACGTGCTGACCCCGAACGTCGCGCACTGCCAGATCACGATCGACGCCTTTGAAGCGGGCAAGCACGTGATGTGCGAGAAGCCCATGGCCCCGACCGCCGCGGACGCGCAGCGCATGATCGACGCCGCGCGCCGCGCGGGGAAGAAGTTCACCATCGGCTATCAGAACCGCTTCCGCGAGGACGCGCAGACGCTGTACAAGGCCTGCCGCCAGGGCGCGCTGGGCCATGTGTACTTCGCCAAGGCGCACGCCACGCGGCGCAAGGCGGTGCCGACCTGGGGCGTGTTCACCAACAAGGAGCTGCAGGGCGGCGGGTGCCTCATCGACATCGGCACGCACGCGCTGGATCTGACGCTCTGGTGCATGGACAATTACGAGCCCGAATCCGTCAGCGGCAGCGTCTACTACGAGCTGGGCAAGAACCCGGAGGGCAACAAGTTCGGCGATTGGGACCCGGAGACGTTCGACGTGGAGGACTCCGCGTTCGGCTACATCAAGATGAAGGACGGCGCGACGATCTTCCTGGAGTCCTCCTGGGCGCTCAACACCACGGATTTCAAGGAGGCGGCCTGCACGCTCTGCGGCACGCAGGGCGGCGCGGAGCTGCTGGTGGACGGCGCGCAGCGCACGGTGAAGTTCAACACCGCCAAGTACGGCCAGCTCATGGACGAGGAGATCGCGCCCAAGGGGCTCGTCTCCTACTACAGCGGCGAGTCGAAGGAGCCGGGCTATCTGGAAGCCAGGCAGTGGCTGCAAAGCATCCTGAACGATACGGAACCGCTGGTGCGCCCGGAGCAGGCGCTCGCCGTCACGCGCATCCTGGAGGCGATCTACCGGTCGTTTGAGGAAAAGCGCGAAGTGCGGTTTTAA
- a CDS encoding ABC transporter permease subunit, with protein MNGSGVRRPKRAARVGREMRKHKALYFMLLPGLIFFLVYRYIPMYGIVIAFKKFSIGRGIWGSKWVGLENFMDFFTSPVFDMVMMNTVLISLYKLVLCFPAPILLSLMLNEVRRRRFQKTVQTVVCLPYFISWVVLGSIALVFFAPKTGVVPMLAQALTGESFNVMMNPKSFRGFLVFTEIWKETGWSAIIYTAALAGINEELYEAARIDGANKAQELRYITLPGIVPVIMTMLILRVGHILNAGFEQVLILQNDMVYEVSEIIDTYVYKVAFQQGNYGMSTAAGLFKSLIGLVLVVSTNKIAERFDQGVI; from the coding sequence ATGAACGGAAGCGGTGTGCGCAGGCCCAAAAGGGCGGCGCGCGTGGGAAGGGAAATGCGAAAACATAAGGCGCTGTACTTCATGCTTTTGCCGGGCCTGATCTTCTTTCTGGTCTACCGCTATATCCCCATGTACGGCATCGTCATCGCTTTCAAGAAGTTTTCCATCGGCCGCGGCATCTGGGGCAGCAAGTGGGTGGGGCTGGAAAACTTCATGGACTTTTTTACGTCGCCCGTCTTCGACATGGTGATGATGAACACCGTCCTCATCAGCCTGTATAAGCTGGTCCTCTGTTTCCCTGCGCCCATCCTGCTCTCGCTCATGCTCAACGAGGTGCGCCGCAGGCGCTTTCAGAAGACGGTGCAGACGGTCGTGTGCCTGCCTTATTTCATCTCCTGGGTAGTGCTGGGGTCGATTGCCCTCGTCTTCTTCGCGCCCAAGACGGGCGTAGTGCCGATGCTTGCGCAGGCGCTCACCGGCGAATCGTTTAACGTCATGATGAACCCCAAGAGCTTCCGTGGCTTTCTGGTCTTTACCGAAATCTGGAAGGAGACGGGCTGGAGCGCCATCATCTATACCGCGGCGCTTGCCGGCATCAACGAAGAGCTGTACGAGGCGGCCCGTATCGACGGGGCGAATAAGGCGCAGGAGCTGCGCTATATCACCCTGCCGGGCATCGTCCCCGTCATCATGACCATGCTGATCCTGCGCGTCGGCCATATTCTGAACGCGGGCTTTGAGCAGGTGCTGATCCTTCAAAACGACATGGTGTACGAGGTCAGCGAGATCATCGACACCTACGTGTACAAGGTAGCGTTTCAGCAGGGCAATTACGGCATGTCCACCGCGGCGGGGCTGTTCAAGTCGCTGATCGGGCTGGTGCTGGTGGTTTCGACCAACAAGATCGCCGAACGGTTCGACCAGGGCGTCATTTAA
- a CDS encoding carbohydrate ABC transporter permease, with amino-acid sequence MQKAILAPGRARRRAHPMTLLNYALLFLTGFVTFYPFWYVLMYSLSTYREVLDVKFLVLPAGFTLENYQYVFADKSMYTGALNSIFVAGVGTVLSLAVTLLMAYPMCKRIPGMHAVSFLVYFTLLFGGGMIPTYLVVKDTGLINSLWSLIIPQLVNPFFLFIMRGAIREIPDSLSESAQLDGASQARILLQIIVPLCLPMLASIALFYAARYWNAYFDALIYISKPERWTIQLVIRNIIFAQNPELSGGAMVASESTTSARTLETVKMALLVVSVVPIAAVYPFLQKYFSKGVMVGAIKS; translated from the coding sequence ATGCAGAAGGCGATACTCGCCCCCGGGCGCGCCCGCAGGCGCGCGCATCCCATGACCCTGCTCAACTATGCGCTGCTGTTCCTGACGGGCTTCGTCACCTTTTATCCGTTCTGGTACGTGCTCATGTACTCGCTGAGCACCTACCGCGAGGTGCTCGACGTCAAATTCCTGGTGCTGCCCGCCGGGTTCACGCTGGAAAACTATCAATACGTATTCGCGGACAAGTCGATGTACACCGGCGCGCTCAACAGCATCTTCGTCGCGGGCGTGGGCACCGTGCTCTCGCTCGCCGTAACCCTGCTGATGGCCTATCCCATGTGCAAGCGCATCCCCGGCATGCACGCGGTCTCCTTTCTGGTGTACTTTACGCTGCTGTTCGGCGGCGGCATGATCCCGACTTATCTCGTCGTCAAGGACACGGGGCTCATCAACTCCCTCTGGTCCCTCATCATACCGCAGCTCGTGAACCCCTTCTTCCTGTTCATCATGCGGGGGGCGATCCGGGAGATACCGGACAGCCTGTCGGAGTCCGCGCAGCTGGACGGGGCCTCGCAGGCGCGCATCCTGCTGCAAATCATCGTGCCGCTGTGCCTGCCTATGCTGGCCTCCATCGCCCTCTTTTACGCGGCGCGCTACTGGAACGCCTATTTCGACGCGCTGATCTACATCAGCAAGCCGGAGCGATGGACGATCCAGCTCGTCATCCGCAACATCATCTTCGCCCAGAATCCGGAGCTCAGCGGCGGGGCGATGGTCGCTTCCGAGTCTACGACCAGCGCGCGCACGCTGGAGACCGTGAAGATGGCGCTGCTGGTCGTGTCCGTCGTGCCGATCGCGGCGGTCTATCCCTTCCTGCAAAAGTACTTCAGCAAAGGCGTGATGGTCGGCGCGATCAAGAGCTGA
- a CDS encoding extracellular solute-binding protein has product MKKYLAAVLTLTLLAGLALCVPAALAETNPDWPTLHIIARKLGEGDPDNPILPLLEQAIECNIEVDWRAPSDYGQQCQVILASGDYPDMMEVWWSNPPGDFDDFAYSGSILALDDLIEQYGQEILKVRPEETWWRYAEDGKIYAIPARYAEMADETFLIRQDWLDNLGLQMPTTLDELEEVIRQFTVSDPDGNGKDDTYGVGMAGGYETDKLWLGAYGVARGQWNVREDGSLVWWGVMPEAFEAILRVRALYQAGYIEPEYPLMQRSEMIAGMSQNKYGMHWWQPTQMTVATSDFWREFTQSVPEAKIAVLPPIAAEGVKAPVYPGVASLQFINQIIFADSEHPEKCVQLLNYLATQEGSELAAFGIKGEHWDEVDGQVVMREMSTEDYKKSGAGLYAWMCRPGYYLRNTDPLAMEAIETYNPYIVRNPMPYSTEIEIKKGTALKNDLTNSVFTKLIIEKDIDPKAVWDEYVEKWNATGGREMTEQVNAEYEKLRSSK; this is encoded by the coding sequence ATGAAAAAGTATTTGGCAGCGGTTCTGACGCTGACGCTGCTGGCGGGCCTTGCCCTGTGCGTGCCCGCCGCGCTGGCAGAGACGAATCCCGATTGGCCGACCCTGCACATCATCGCCCGCAAGCTGGGCGAGGGCGATCCGGACAACCCCATTTTGCCCCTGCTGGAGCAGGCGATCGAATGCAACATCGAGGTCGACTGGCGCGCGCCGAGCGATTATGGGCAGCAGTGCCAGGTGATCCTGGCTTCCGGCGATTACCCGGACATGATGGAGGTCTGGTGGTCCAACCCGCCGGGAGACTTCGACGACTTCGCCTACAGCGGCAGCATCCTCGCGCTGGACGACCTGATCGAGCAATACGGGCAGGAAATCCTCAAGGTGCGCCCGGAGGAAACGTGGTGGCGCTACGCGGAGGACGGCAAGATTTACGCCATACCGGCGCGCTACGCGGAGATGGCGGACGAGACGTTCCTCATCCGCCAGGACTGGCTGGACAACCTGGGGCTTCAAATGCCGACGACCCTGGATGAGCTCGAAGAGGTCATCCGGCAGTTTACGGTATCGGACCCGGACGGCAACGGCAAGGACGACACCTACGGCGTCGGCATGGCGGGCGGCTACGAGACGGACAAGCTCTGGCTGGGCGCGTACGGCGTGGCGCGCGGCCAATGGAACGTGCGCGAGGACGGCTCCCTTGTCTGGTGGGGCGTCATGCCGGAGGCGTTTGAGGCCATTCTGCGCGTGCGCGCGCTGTATCAGGCGGGCTACATCGAGCCTGAGTACCCGCTCATGCAGCGTTCCGAGATGATCGCGGGCATGTCCCAGAACAAGTACGGCATGCATTGGTGGCAGCCGACGCAGATGACGGTCGCGACCAGCGACTTCTGGCGCGAGTTTACCCAGAGCGTGCCGGAGGCGAAGATCGCGGTGCTGCCGCCCATCGCCGCAGAGGGCGTGAAAGCGCCCGTATACCCCGGCGTGGCTTCCCTGCAGTTTATCAATCAGATCATCTTCGCGGATAGCGAGCACCCCGAAAAGTGCGTGCAGCTGCTGAACTATCTGGCCACGCAGGAGGGCAGCGAGCTGGCGGCCTTCGGCATCAAGGGCGAGCATTGGGACGAGGTGGACGGCCAGGTCGTCATGCGCGAGATGTCGACGGAGGATTACAAGAAGTCGGGCGCCGGGCTGTACGCCTGGATGTGCCGCCCGGGCTATTACCTGCGCAACACCGACCCGCTGGCCATGGAGGCCATCGAGACGTACAACCCTTATATCGTGCGCAACCCCATGCCCTATTCAACCGAGATTGAGATCAAGAAGGGAACGGCCCTCAAGAACGACCTGACGAACAGCGTGTTTACCAAGCTGATCATCGAAAAGGACATCGACCCCAAGGCGGTTTGGGACGAATACGTCGAAAAGTGGAACGCCACCGGCGGCAGGGAAATGACGGAACAGGTGAACGCGGAATACGAGAAGCTGCGGAGCAGCAAGTAA
- a CDS encoding helix-turn-helix domain-containing protein yields the protein MLIVDDADMERSGIRFLVQKYEMPLQLYEACDGEEALRILGRTHIDILFTDIKMPRMDGIQLATNARMLYPELYIIFCSAYGEFEYAQKAVSLRASCYLLRPVRVEEFVKTLTDVAAQCEREQALISSVAKLWEKKVISEPQSRDVLMELIASSRLRGKAGRGGDGLVDGVRAIVEERFAQDLCVDDIAQSLHLSAGHLCRSFKKETGVSLMQFVTFYRLERAKDLLLQTDFKIEEIAHMTGFQSASYFGMVFKRELNTTPGAFRERGKQG from the coding sequence ATGCTGATCGTGGACGACGCGGACATGGAGCGCAGCGGTATCCGCTTCCTCGTTCAGAAGTACGAAATGCCCCTTCAGCTTTATGAGGCGTGCGATGGGGAGGAAGCGCTGCGCATCCTCGGGCGCACGCATATCGACATCCTCTTTACGGACATCAAGATGCCGCGCATGGACGGCATTCAGCTCGCCACCAACGCGCGCATGCTGTATCCGGAGCTGTACATCATCTTCTGCTCGGCCTACGGCGAGTTCGAGTACGCGCAAAAGGCCGTCTCGCTGCGGGCGAGCTGCTACCTCCTGCGGCCCGTGCGGGTGGAGGAATTCGTAAAGACCCTTACCGACGTCGCAGCGCAGTGCGAGCGCGAGCAGGCGCTCATCAGCAGCGTGGCGAAGCTGTGGGAAAAGAAAGTCATCAGCGAGCCGCAGAGCCGCGACGTGCTGATGGAGCTGATCGCCTCTTCCCGTCTGCGGGGAAAGGCGGGAAGGGGCGGCGACGGCCTGGTGGACGGCGTGCGGGCGATCGTGGAGGAGCGCTTCGCGCAGGACCTTTGCGTGGACGACATCGCGCAGTCCCTTCACCTTTCCGCCGGGCACCTGTGCCGTTCGTTTAAGAAGGAGACGGGCGTCAGCCTGATGCAGTTCGTGACGTTCTATCGTCTGGAGCGGGCAAAGGACCTGCTGCTGCAGACGGATTTCAAGATCGAGGAGATCGCCCACATGACCGGATTTCAGAGCGCCTCCTATTTCGGCATGGTCTTCAAGCGGGAGCTCAACACGACGCCGGGCGCGTTTCGTGAAAGAGGGAAGCAGGGATGA